In Pajaroellobacter abortibovis, the following are encoded in one genomic region:
- the atpA gene encoding F0F1 ATP synthase subunit alpha — translation MQLNPEEISHLIKSQIAQYGQELLTVETGTVLSIGDGIAQVYGLERAMTGELLEFPNQLMGLVLNLESTHVGVAIMGDATGIKEGSPVQRTGHILNVPVGEALLGRIVNALGQPIDGKGLIHTEHRRRLELKAPGILQRQPVKEPLQTGIKSIDALVPIGRGQRELIIGDRQTGKTALAIDIIINQKGQGVFCFYVAIGQKQSNVAGVIDKLTQHGAMEYTTVVIAGANESAPLQFIAPYAGVTMGEYFRDTGRHALCIFDDLSKQAVAYRQLSLLLRRPPGREAYPGDVFYIHSRLLERAAKMADEWMVTNKDITQWSDRGNATVYKGEHGHQEAKKALQEKGEGYHLVRNPMSGGSLTALPIVETQGGDVSAYIPTNVISITDGQIFLETDLFYSGVRPAINVGLSVSRVGGNAQIKAMKSVAGTLKLDLAQYRAMQAFSQFASDLDKVTRQQLDRGARLVEVLKQKQFSPQPVEQQIVLIYAGTKGYLDALPLSKLESYEANLNSFIHSTHPSVYEEIRALEAISPALEEKIKTALREFGQV, via the coding sequence ATGCAGCTAAACCCAGAAGAAATCTCTCATCTCATTAAAAGTCAAATTGCTCAGTATGGGCAAGAGTTATTAACCGTAGAGACAGGCACTGTCCTCTCCATCGGAGATGGAATTGCACAGGTCTATGGTCTTGAAAGAGCCATGACAGGCGAACTCCTCGAGTTCCCTAACCAACTGATGGGTCTTGTGCTCAACCTTGAGAGCACACATGTTGGGGTCGCAATCATGGGAGACGCAACAGGAATCAAAGAAGGATCTCCTGTCCAACGAACTGGCCATATTCTCAACGTGCCAGTAGGTGAAGCTCTGTTGGGACGCATCGTCAATGCACTGGGCCAACCGATCGATGGCAAAGGGCTGATCCACACCGAACACAGGCGGCGGCTTGAACTCAAAGCTCCTGGCATCCTGCAGCGGCAACCGGTTAAAGAACCTCTACAGACAGGAATCAAATCGATCGATGCATTGGTTCCGATCGGGAGAGGACAGCGAGAGCTCATCATCGGAGACCGGCAAACAGGGAAAACAGCTCTAGCGATCGACATAATTATCAACCAAAAGGGGCAGGGGGTTTTCTGCTTCTACGTGGCCATTGGGCAAAAGCAGTCCAATGTAGCTGGGGTCATCGACAAACTGACACAGCACGGTGCCATGGAATACACTACCGTCGTCATTGCAGGTGCCAACGAATCAGCTCCTCTGCAATTTATCGCACCGTATGCAGGGGTTACGATGGGTGAATATTTTCGAGATACAGGTCGCCATGCTCTGTGTATTTTCGACGATCTCTCAAAACAAGCGGTGGCCTACCGCCAGCTCTCCCTTCTCCTACGACGCCCTCCAGGACGAGAGGCGTATCCTGGAGATGTGTTCTACATTCATTCCCGCCTTCTCGAACGAGCAGCTAAAATGGCTGACGAATGGATGGTAACCAATAAAGACATCACCCAGTGGTCAGATCGGGGGAACGCCACAGTTTACAAAGGGGAGCATGGTCACCAAGAAGCCAAAAAAGCACTGCAAGAAAAGGGGGAAGGCTACCATCTGGTCCGCAATCCGATGTCTGGCGGCTCACTAACAGCTTTGCCGATCGTTGAAACACAGGGGGGAGACGTTTCCGCTTACATTCCCACCAATGTTATTTCGATCACAGACGGACAAATCTTCTTAGAAACCGATCTGTTTTATTCAGGAGTCCGCCCCGCCATCAATGTAGGCCTCTCGGTAAGCCGAGTCGGTGGAAACGCTCAGATCAAAGCGATGAAATCAGTCGCAGGAACGCTCAAACTCGATCTCGCTCAGTATCGCGCGATGCAGGCCTTCTCCCAATTCGCATCCGATCTAGATAAGGTCACGCGGCAGCAACTCGATCGAGGGGCTCGGTTGGTAGAAGTTCTTAAGCAGAAGCAGTTTTCACCTCAGCCTGTAGAACAGCAGATCGTTCTAATTTATGCCGGAACGAAGGGATATCTGGACGCTCTCCCCCTGTCTAAACTCGAGTCGTATGAGGCGAATCTAAACTCCTTCATCCATTCCACCCATCCTAGTGTGTATGAAGAAATCAGAGCCCTCGAAGCCATCTCTCCTGCTCTCGAAGAAAAAATCAAAACAGCACTTCGAGAATTCGGACAGGTATAA
- the atpG gene encoding ATP synthase F1 subunit gamma has protein sequence MPSLKSIRTRISSVKSTCKMTSAMKMVAGAKLVRAQQHMLIFRSYAKAISELLRAVSVSSTPGGSEIPLSHVHPLFAHREEKRVLFVLFSSDRGLCGGFNTNLNKITEREWNTKTKEEKTVEFATIGRKGRDFFIQRGAHLQRDFTQVYENINLEQANHIAQWLIPGAINGEWDAIYLFYNQFKNALAQQVTYQKLLPFSFEDPEPISSQAAQEGIYGSKEYLFEPNPQNFVQMLVPKFIQIGIYTAMLESYASELAARMATMDAATQNAKEMIKRLTLVYNRARQASITKELIEILGGAEALKA, from the coding sequence ATGCCTTCTCTAAAAAGCATTCGAACCCGTATTAGCAGTGTTAAATCTACATGCAAAATGACAAGTGCAATGAAAATGGTAGCTGGTGCAAAACTCGTGCGGGCGCAACAACACATGCTTATATTTCGCTCCTACGCAAAAGCAATTTCGGAATTGCTTCGCGCAGTCTCTGTTTCTTCCACTCCTGGCGGATCTGAGATACCTCTGTCTCACGTGCACCCACTCTTCGCCCATAGAGAGGAAAAACGCGTTCTTTTTGTTCTTTTTTCGAGCGATCGCGGTCTCTGTGGTGGATTCAATACCAACCTCAATAAGATCACGGAACGTGAATGGAACACAAAAACGAAAGAAGAGAAAACCGTGGAATTTGCAACCATCGGAAGGAAAGGGAGAGATTTTTTCATCCAGAGGGGCGCCCACCTACAAAGGGATTTCACACAGGTGTACGAAAATATCAATCTGGAGCAAGCCAATCACATCGCGCAGTGGCTTATCCCAGGAGCTATTAATGGGGAATGGGACGCGATCTACCTATTCTACAACCAATTTAAGAACGCACTAGCGCAACAAGTGACCTACCAGAAACTTCTCCCCTTCTCTTTTGAAGATCCGGAGCCCATTTCATCGCAAGCCGCGCAAGAGGGAATCTACGGATCCAAAGAATATCTCTTTGAGCCAAACCCACAGAACTTCGTTCAGATGCTCGTTCCCAAATTTATTCAAATTGGGATCTACACCGCTATGTTGGAAAGCTACGCGAGCGAGCTAGCAGCACGCATGGCCACCATGGATGCTGCTACGCAGAATGCAAAAGAAATGATCAAACGCCTCACCCTGGTTTACAATCGGGCGCGACAAGCTTCCATCACGAAAGAACTGATCGAGATTTTAGGAGGGGCGGAGGCGCTCAAGGCTTAG
- a CDS encoding PDZ domain-containing protein produces MQYVLLDAYEPHEVEVDDTLEIRGENFPPTQYVNVRFLGTVYHAGELPDKGVKIETIGFVVSHDRVRIRITELLQDLFCHSPNGLVRSSFVGKIALVFDEKGASTREGFLQQVVLDFEPPLPSRSVMGKRMKAAEGFLTSIGLHTSSESLTRAGLIVEKVDPHSPSWAQGIVPGDVLVRVDHIHVRSLTDVVVPKREIASISLSLKREGMKEEEKHVPIESYLQRDPFLGRWLISYLVVVIGLILTMGILFPLHREFDAIYVWIASRCLTLFEESKSGSQKTSKRRVNKKKVSCWLTPFLSFFSVLPRTIKRNSASSVGLGIYGFLFILMLPLVSRFLRIDINLLILMIGFVTSLMILALLLRHQITTRRSFLFLGSFFLWTIGRIIPFLLAIICVVFITGSLWGGEIMNAQRGNPWNWYVFYHPFLLFLFLLSLVSAIFQKASFLPVFPETSVETSELLPFSPLLKSPFFLIGEWVILIYFCCLMTLVFLGGWNTEKAVALPRIGISLADIEGILFFALKVEIQVGIILIMRVLFLPFMIAKWRKIVYQWLVPLSTGTCALTLLWGFLNIGNRMQTFVKMLTFSFFLFYCLCGIIRMQGAFKKEREARLSL; encoded by the coding sequence ATGCAGTACGTTCTCTTGGATGCCTACGAGCCTCATGAGGTTGAAGTGGATGATACCCTCGAAATTCGAGGGGAGAATTTTCCCCCCACCCAATACGTCAACGTACGCTTTTTAGGTACAGTTTATCATGCTGGTGAGCTCCCTGATAAAGGAGTTAAAATCGAAACCATTGGCTTTGTGGTGAGCCATGATCGTGTGCGTATTCGCATCACAGAGCTCCTGCAGGATCTTTTTTGTCATTCCCCAAATGGACTGGTGCGCAGTTCTTTTGTCGGTAAAATCGCACTTGTTTTTGATGAGAAAGGGGCTTCTACCCGAGAAGGCTTTTTGCAGCAAGTAGTCCTCGATTTTGAGCCGCCTCTACCAAGTCGATCTGTGATGGGAAAGCGAATGAAAGCGGCCGAAGGCTTTTTGACCTCGATAGGTCTTCACACTTCTTCGGAGTCATTGACCCGGGCAGGCTTGATTGTGGAGAAAGTGGATCCGCATTCACCTTCATGGGCACAGGGGATCGTCCCAGGAGATGTATTGGTACGTGTGGATCATATTCACGTCCGTTCATTGACGGATGTGGTTGTTCCGAAAAGAGAAATCGCCTCTATCAGCCTTAGTTTGAAAAGAGAAGGGATGAAAGAGGAAGAAAAGCATGTTCCGATCGAATCTTACTTGCAGCGCGATCCATTCCTGGGAAGATGGTTAATCAGTTATTTAGTGGTCGTCATTGGGCTAATCCTGACGATGGGTATTCTTTTCCCACTCCATAGAGAGTTTGACGCCATCTATGTTTGGATAGCTAGCCGTTGTCTGACGCTTTTTGAGGAGAGCAAAAGTGGGAGTCAAAAGACATCCAAGCGACGGGTGAACAAGAAAAAAGTCTCTTGCTGGCTCACTCCTTTTCTTTCGTTCTTCTCTGTTTTGCCTCGAACGATCAAAAGAAATAGCGCGTCTTCAGTTGGCTTAGGCATCTATGGGTTTCTGTTTATTCTTATGCTCCCTCTTGTCTCTCGCTTCTTGAGAATAGACATCAATCTTCTGATTCTCATGATCGGTTTCGTAACCTCTTTAATGATACTGGCGCTTCTTTTGAGACATCAGATCACGACCAGACGTTCCTTCCTTTTTCTTGGTTCTTTCTTCTTGTGGACAATAGGTCGAATCATCCCTTTTTTATTGGCGATCATTTGTGTTGTGTTTATCACTGGATCGCTTTGGGGTGGGGAGATCATGAATGCCCAGAGGGGTAACCCATGGAATTGGTATGTATTTTATCATCCTTTTCTCTTGTTTCTCTTTCTGCTGTCTCTCGTTTCTGCCATTTTTCAAAAAGCATCATTCCTTCCTGTCTTTCCGGAAACATCTGTAGAGACTTCTGAACTCTTACCCTTTTCACCTTTATTGAAGTCTCCCTTTTTCTTAATAGGGGAGTGGGTGATCTTAATCTATTTCTGTTGTTTGATGACCTTGGTCTTTCTAGGAGGATGGAACACAGAGAAAGCGGTGGCCCTTCCCAGGATAGGGATTTCCCTTGCAGACATCGAAGGGATTCTTTTCTTTGCTTTGAAGGTGGAGATTCAAGTGGGGATCATTCTGATCATGCGCGTACTCTTTCTCCCTTTTATGATCGCAAAGTGGAGAAAGATCGTATATCAGTGGCTTGTACCTCTTTCGACAGGCACATGTGCACTTACTCTTTTATGGGGGTTTTTAAATATAGGGAACCGCATGCAAACGTTTGTTAAGATGCTTACCTTTTCTTTTTTCTTATTCTACTGTCTGTGTGGTATTATAAGGATGCAAGGTGCTTTTAAAAAGGAACGAGAGGCTCGGCTTTCTCTCTAA